Within the Halorhabdus rudnickae genome, the region TGTAGGTATAGCAAACCGCGTGACGATCGGGCCGCCCCTCGAACTGCGTCCAGGTAATCGATCAGCGGGCGGTACGATCCCAGACCTCGATATGGCCCCGGGGCGATCGCTCGAGTGCGACGATCGCGACGGGAACGAGTTTAAGGGGACGCCACACCGACAATTCGCTATGCATACGGTCGCGACGAGACAGCGGAGGCCCGAGCCGTGAGCGTTCGCGAGCCGATCGGCTCGCTTCACCAGCTGGCTCGGCTCCTGCAGATCGGGGTCGTCCTCGAGGAAGTTGTCGAGGCGCGGGCGAGCAAGCACCGCCAGACGGACGAGCAACTCGACCCGGCGCTCGACGCGCTGCTCGAGGACGCAATCCAGCAGGCCAGGACGCATCGACGACGACTCGAGTCGGTCATCGAGGATATCGAGGCCGAAAGCGTCGCCTATGAAGACATCGAACCGCTGGTCGAGGCCCAGTATCAGGCCGACCAGGACTTCGACGACATCATCTACGACCAACTGTGCAACGCCGAGACGGCCTACAAGTTCTTCGACGACCTGCTCGAGGCGCTGGAAACCACCGACGCGACGTTCAGCGTCGACGGCGATCGTCTCCGATCGATCGTGCTGGAGTTGCGCGACGCGGAGGCGGCGGGCGTCGAATCCGTCACCGACCTCATGGAGGCCCAGTCGTGACTCGACAGATCTCTCCGACCGTCGTCTGTATCGGGAGGGTCGGACAGTGAACACGGCCGATCAGTACCTCAAGGCGATCTACTTAGTCCAGCAACAAACCGACGACCCCGCCTCGACGGGGCGGATCGCTGACCGACTCGGCGTCAGTCCAGCCAGTGCAAACGAGATGGTCGGCAAACTCGAGGAACGCGGTCTCGCCGATCACGAAAAGTACAAGGGTGTTACTCTCACTGACGAGGGGATCAGGCAAGCCAGAGACGCTCTGCGGACGTATTGCATCATCGAACGGTTTCTCCTGCAGGTCCTCGAAGTCGAAGAGTTCCGCACCGAAGCCCGGCAACTCGAGAGCGTCATCGACGAGACGGTCGCCGAGCGACTCGACACGATCGTCGAACGCGAATCGCAGTGTCCGGACTGTTTCGACGCCGAAAACGACGTGTGTGAACGTCTCACAGGCGGCCTCGAGGCATCGGACTAATCCCGGACTATCGTCGGAGCCTCTGTCCGGAGTGTGGACGAACTGGGGAACCCACAAGAGGGTCTACCGCGAAATCAGATTCTGCAACCGATCGATGATACCCTCGTCATCGCCGAGCGTGAGATAGTAGGCGTCGCCGCCGTCTTCGTAATAGGCGTCGACCCGCCGGACGATCTCGAAACCCACGTGCTGGTAGAACTGCATCGCCGGCCGGTTGGTCGTCCGGGCGTGACAGGAGACGCCGTCGTAGTCCGTCAGAACTCGTGCAACGAGACGCTTACCGAACCCCTCGCCGCGGTACTCCGGGGCGACGGCCAGAAAGAGCATGTACCCGTCGCGACGAACGGCTGCGAACCCGATCAGCGTCGACTGCCGGCCTCGGTCGTGATAGAGATATACTGTCGACCGTCGGTAGGCGTTCTCGAAGAACCGACGACGCTGCCGTAGCATCCCCTCTTGCTCGCGGATGCGTTCCTTGAGGTCCCACGCGGCGTCGACGTGTTCGTCGTCGCCACGTTCGACCTGTGTCGCCTCGACGGTGACGCTCACTGCCGGATCATAGGGGGTTGTTCCCTATAATTCCACCGCCTGACGCGGGGTTTGCCGGGCGGTCGACCTGTTTGTCCCGTAACGCTTTCGGCCGTGCCAGCGGACAACTGTAGTATGCCGTCGCTCACCGACCGTTCGCGGTCCCACGCCACAGGGGTGCGCGAGCGTCTCAGACAGTCGTTGTTCACAGGTCTCGCCATCACGGTCCCCCTGTTGATCACGCTGCTGGTCGTCAGTCTCGTCGCCGGGTTCGTCTTCGGATCGCTTGATCCGTTGGTCGAGATCTTCGAGAGGATTCTCGGCGCTGATAGCGGGGTCCCACAGATCGTTCTCGAGATGTTGGCCGTCGTGCTCGTCTTTCTGGCGATCATAGTGGTCGGGTTCGCCGCAGAGAGTCGCCCCAGTGACGGCCATCTCGAAGATCGCTTCGACCAGGCCATGGGAAACATCCCCGGCATCGGGAGCGTCTACCGAACCTTCGACGAGATGAGCGAGATGGTGATGGACGCCGATACCGAGAGTTTCCAGGAGGTGAAACTGGTGGAGTTCCCGACGTCGAACTCCTATGCC harbors:
- a CDS encoding metal-dependent transcriptional regulator, translating into MNTADQYLKAIYLVQQQTDDPASTGRIADRLGVSPASANEMVGKLEERGLADHEKYKGVTLTDEGIRQARDALRTYCIIERFLLQVLEVEEFRTEARQLESVIDETVAERLDTIVERESQCPDCFDAENDVCERLTGGLEASD
- a CDS encoding ferritin-like domain-containing protein gives rise to the protein MSVREPIGSLHQLARLLQIGVVLEEVVEARASKHRQTDEQLDPALDALLEDAIQQARTHRRRLESVIEDIEAESVAYEDIEPLVEAQYQADQDFDDIIYDQLCNAETAYKFFDDLLEALETTDATFSVDGDRLRSIVLELRDAEAAGVESVTDLMEAQS
- a CDS encoding GNAT family N-acetyltransferase; protein product: MSVTVEATQVERGDDEHVDAAWDLKERIREQEGMLRQRRRFFENAYRRSTVYLYHDRGRQSTLIGFAAVRRDGYMLFLAVAPEYRGEGFGKRLVARVLTDYDGVSCHARTTNRPAMQFYQHVGFEIVRRVDAYYEDGGDAYYLTLGDDEGIIDRLQNLISR
- a CDS encoding DUF502 domain-containing protein, which encodes MPSLTDRSRSHATGVRERLRQSLFTGLAITVPLLITLLVVSLVAGFVFGSLDPLVEIFERILGADSGVPQIVLEMLAVVLVFLAIIVVGFAAESRPSDGHLEDRFDQAMGNIPGIGSVYRTFDEMSEMVMDADTESFQEVKLVEFPTSNSYAIGFVTSEAAEKIERPTGNEDMLALYVPMSPNPVMGGYVIYVPTDRCVDVDMSVEEGIKSIMTSGVSVGEDANDGAAGDVLVDSGDPSVERPTTGKRRAESTDKDGGDP